ACCTGTCTATGGAAATTGGTAAATAAGCGCCTTTCGGATTTCTGAATGAAGTTTTCCACTCGCGTCTGCAGGCCAAACCATTTGAACTCACAGGTAACAAGTTTATAGCAGGTCATCACTGGCTGTACATTATTTTTCCAATCCTTAGTATTAAGAGGACCTCTTCCCGTTTTCAGGGACTTAAACTTCGTTGGATCCTCGTCTTCTTTATAATCCGAACTAGCGATCGGATCATTTGCTATGTCTATATTTACCACATCTCTAACCTTGAGCTTATCTGGAGGTAGTTCGTGCACCTGTAatatccaacaaaatttattctattaACCACTTAGCCTGAAAGATTTATTTGTGCCGGTTTCTGTCAGTGTtaacaatatcatttttttgcaattcaacttttataatatattatggAAAGTGTAGAACACTGGAGGTTGGAGCTTTGGTGTGAAGATGTAAATCTTCAATAGCCATGCAACTCCAATGGTgttatctatttttgaaataaactttataatcataatttcgcttcagaataaaaaaaaagactgaaGCAGAAGATAATATAATCCAACAATTTTATGTTAGGCTAGGATTTAAACGATACATTAAACATTAAATGAAAACCGTCTTCGCTTCTCGGCGGCGTGACGTTAGCCTTTAGTAGGGGAGAGTGGGGCACTTGTCAAGttgattattcatattttttctattcactttttttaaagctgaaatgTGATTCTGCAATTCCAAGTATTGCCTACGTGTTGGCACCTTTCAGTTTGGCCATCTTGAACAAGCATGTTATTATCGCTATTAATGGAAAAAGTGCAGTTTGTTTCACTATACCCCATGTGTGGGGCACAGTGGGATAATCTGTGGGATTACAGATTCTGTAACGATTCTTGGATATAAAGAGTTCTAACGTTAGTTTTTTTACGTTTGCGGTTAATGTTAATGTGTGTTGCATAAACTGTAGATTACACTATGTGGATGTGTGAAATGGATGAATTAATAATATGTTTAGAATCGAGAAtaaccttgaaaaattaaaacttctaccTGGATtagttcagaattttaaaaaatcaattgcaaaatatttgacaaaaaaatagcaAGGAATTGTTGAAAAAGTCAAACAATGAAATGGATTTACAACAAGGTCTATTTTCGTTGCCgattaaaatgaattctttttcgAATAATTCTTCCAAACAATATTAATCTCATTTTTTGAGGTATAgcctgaaaattgatttaaaattcatgcacACGACTTGTCCCACTGTACCCCACTGGCATTCTTCTAGATAACATCCCTTGCTTTActattatttgcaataaaaatgtctGAATTGTGCTGAAATGTGTTACTTATGGATCAAGTAATGTGCCATACTTACTTTAGTTAGCTAACTACTTTTGAGGAAACCTCAGAACAAATAATAtgtcggttaaaaattttacttttgagaaattttcagttgagaaataaGGTCTCTCTATACCTAACCGACGACTGAAATGTCAAAAATGTTGAATCACATTATCATATTTTAAATGGTACTGCCCTACTGTGTCCCACTCTCCCCTACTTCTTTGATATACGAATCACaagttatcaaaataataattagaaacaaAATGTCAGATCTTTTTTTAAAGGTTCCGAGTTCATTGTGTACTGATCTCAATtcggatttcaaaatttaactcttcaaatCTTGACACTATGTTCCTAAATCAATTTGGTTCAATTAATACATATCAACTTTGTATCTCAGAACACGTCGACGCGCCGAATTTGAATCAGTAGCAGCGTAACTGTCTAATTAAAATGCATCCACTGTCAACAGTAACCTTTCCTCAAagtcgaatatttaaattaaggaagttaaaaatatgtttcataAGCTTAGCTAGTCTTCACGAATAGTTCTTCCCTTTTACAGCTTCCCGAATTTTTCCGAACGACTAGTCACaaccttaaattaaattcatgcaCTTTTCTCAAGTTGTGCAACGTAAAATGCttcataatataattaatattacgACTTTCCTGAGGTTGTGTGTTTGGATGTTTTTCTTTTCCGTTctgaatattctaaataaaaaaccgCGCAAACAAGAAACGCAACACCTGCATTGGaacattgcaaaaaaatggtGACATTTGGACTGTGGCATTTTTGTCATGGAACACTCAAAACCAGCTAAggcatttttttcactatttcaCGTCCAAACAAGaacgaaaattctaattttagagtttaggaataatataaataatgtggattttaagaatgaaaatgatGTTTACTGTATTTTCTGTTAATACAAACAAATTCGAAATAGATTGCAGCTGAGAATAATGATTGAACTAGTTTTAGAACAGTTTTAACACCAACTTATTTTTAGGATACTATATAGTAAATTGCCACAATGCAAagggtttagtttaaaaatagtaaactcGAAATGCCATCGTTTCTTAATGAACATTTACTGCCTTACCCTAAATGTGGAGTAATCGTAAAAAAGAAacgtttaaaatactaaaaaattgtttttcgcgGTTTATTTATCAGCATATCCAcatattcaccttttttatttcattaaaacccATCAGAAAAGTGTCACCTCATTCGGTAACACCAAAATCATTCGATGCacatttttctacattatttaaGTTACGTACAATGAACATTATTGTGCTTATGTAAAAACTCACCCGGGAATATAGTGAATGAGtagttttaaagtgattttgttcgATTTATATCATAATATGTGACACCTAGTGGaaacaaaacttcaaaaataaacttttaggcGTAATTTCTTATATGAACAGCAGAATATTCTCTGCATTGTAAACTTACATTGTGCTGGTTGCCGGTGTCAGCAATGTGGAATGATTCTatcataataatgaaattatcttTCATATATCCAggattctgcaaaaataaaacgTCATACAATAATCGTGGCAATTAAAAATAGGGTTAGCGACTACAATAGATCAGTTACGTACAGTTATAACAGTTTTGCAATATGGATAAGCATTCCAGGCTTCCTCGTGTATTTCTAAAGAGTTCTTGGGAAGTAAGATACGAATGAAGCCAGGAACTTTGCTTGCTA
This Belonocnema kinseyi isolate 2016_QV_RU_SX_M_011 chromosome 3, B_treatae_v1, whole genome shotgun sequence DNA region includes the following protein-coding sequences:
- the LOC117170308 gene encoding phosphatidylinositol transfer protein alpha isoform, encoding MLIKEFRVTLPLTVEEYQVAQLYSVAEASKNNTGGGEGIEVQKNEPFKDYPLLGGKYSSGQYTYKIYHLASKVPGFIRILLPKNSLEIHEEAWNAYPYCKTVITNPGYMKDNFIIMIESFHIADTGNQHNVHELPPDKLKVRDVVNIDIANDPIASSDYKEDEDPTKFKSLKTGRGPLNTKDWKNNVQPVMTCYKLVTCEFKWFGLQTRVENFIQKSERRLFTNFHRQVFCWIDRWYGLTMEDIRAIEENTKEELDRQRHQGEVRGMRAED